Part of the Vibrio sp. SCSIO 43137 genome, CTCTGCGGATACTGGAACCCGCCCCGACTTTTACATCCCCGAGAAGAATGGATTCACTGATGCGTGAACCGGCAGCAATATTACTTCGATAACCCAGAACAGATTTATACACGGCTGAGCCCTGAATGTAACTGCCGCCGGAAATCAGACTGTCAGTAATCTTGGTTTCATGACTGTCCATATCCACAAACGTCGCCGGAGGTAACGGTGGAAAATAGGTATGTAACGGCCATTTACGGTTATAAAGAGAAAACTCAGGATCCGATTCTAACAAATCCATATGAGCAGACCAGTAAGAATCTATCGTACCGACATCTCGCCAATATGTCGCTTCTTTTTCGCCGGAGATTTTGTTTGTTGAAAAATCGTAAACATAGACGCCACCTTCACTAAACATCTTAGGAATGATGTCTTTACCAAAGTCGTGACTGGAAGACTTGTCTGCCGCATCCCGCCGCAGCTCTTCACACAAAGGTTCACGATCAAAAATATAGTTACCCATAGAAACCAGAGCCAGATCAGGATGACCCGGAATCGCTTTAGGCTTCTCCGGCTTCTCTTCAAAGCCTATCATTTTGCCGTTTTCATCTACCTGTATCACGCCAAAAGATGACGCTTCTGACAAAGGCATACGAATGGCTGACACCGTTAATCTGGCATCTACATTACGGTGGAAATCCAGCATCTGACGTATATCCATTTTGTAGATATGATCAGAGCCAAAAATACACACCTGTTCAGGGTCAGCTATCTCTATAAAGCTGATATTCTGATAGATTGCATCGGCCGTTCCCTCATACCAACGCTTACCGTCTCTCATCTGTGCCGGAACCGTATCAATAAAGCGGTCTGTAATTCCCGACAGGTTCCAGCCCTTCTTCATATGCAGATAGAGTGACTGGGATTTAAACTGGGTCAACACGTAAATCCGCATCAAATCAGCATTGACGAAATTGTTCAGCACAAAGTCAATCAGACGATAACTTCCGCCAAAAGGAACCGCCGGTTTTGTCCGGCTATTGGTTAATGGCAGTAAACGGGAACCTTCACCACCTGCGAGAATCATACTTAATACACCAGCCATTAATAAGCCTCCATTCTTATATCTAGCTCTAACAATATCCGGTCATGTCACCAGACAACGAAAATTATACATTCCTTATATATAAATAGATAATAAATAAACAGCTAATAAAACTGGCAGGCATGACTCACCTTAAGCTTCATACAGTTGCGTTAACGACTCTCCTGCGAACGGTACTCCTGTTCCGTATCACTTAACATAATGGTTTTATTTCTGCCGGACGATTTTGCCCGGTACAGGGCTTTGTCTGCCCTATGCAGGGCGACGTCAAGTTTCTCCTGCGGTGTAACTATGGTTCCGCCCAGTGAAATACTTAACAGGAAAGAGACTGCCCCGTCAGCCGAAGTCAGCTCAATACGTCTTACACAGTTTCTCAGACGCTCTGCCAGCTGATAGAGCTGTTCCTGCTCTTTGGTATGGGTTAACACAAGAAACTCGTCTCCGCCCCAGCGACAGGCACTGTCATAGTCTCTGATCACTTCACTAATTGAACGGGCAATCAGCTTTAACGCTTTGTCGCCCTGCTCATGCCCGAGAGAATCGTTTATCTTTTTAAAATGATCGATATCCAGCCATAACAGGCCAAACCCATGTTTATCCCTCTGGGCATGATTAAACTCCTCCCTGAGCTGTTTCTCCATTCCACGGCGGTTAAACAGTTCAGTTAGCGGATCGACACTGGCTAACCGTTCCAGCGCCTGAGTTCTTTCGGCAACCTTATGCTCCAGCTCCTGAGCCGAACTCTGTACACGCTTACTCATCAACTCAAAGTTCGACATTAACATGCCCATCTCATCATTGGGTTTGTAGGAAAAACTCACTTCAGCCTCAGAAGAGGGCTGCTTTGCTATCTGGCTGGTTTTCGACTCGAGGGCATTAATAGGGTTAATGACCCAACGCTGAATGGCAAGGGTTACCACTACTGCCAGCAGCAGTAAGGTAACGCCCAATACAATATAGAGCAGAACAAATTTTTCAGCCGGAAGGATTTGCTCCATATCGATTAAGGTAATTTCGTACCATTGCAGAGGTGCGATATAACTGACTGTGGCTAGATGGCGCTTGCCTTTATAGGTTATCTGAATAGCCTGCGGCTTTTCTCCCCTTCTCTCCTGAGCCATCATACGATTCAGGGCTAAACTTTCTTCCTCAGACTGCAGGTAATGACTTATCTGCTGTTTCTGGTAAAAGCTATTTTGTTTAAACTCTTCCTGAGTAACCCCTGACTGGCGGTAGAGTTGAATGATATTGCCCGAATCAACAAAGATAGTATCTACACCGCCTAAATCACTAATAGCCAGATCGGACATAATAGATTCAAACTCGATTCCGGTGCCTAGCGCTCCCGTCACCTGACCGTTAGCTTTTATCTGAACATCGATCCACATCCACGTAATACCTAACTGTTCATTAGGATTAATATTAATGTGTACCGGGTTACTCTGCTTTACAAACTGATAGAACCAACGGCTATTTTCTGCCTCCGGCTCTAAGAAGAACCTTAACGGATTATCGCCAAACTCATTTTTACTGTTGTTGTGGTAATAGCCCTTATTGTTTACCAAGGCAATAAAATAACTATTACTGGCAAATTTCCATCGGTACTGCTCAAGGGTATTAAAGGCTTTCTGGTATAGAATGAAGTTATCCGGGTCAGCACTCCAGTTAATAATATCCGGATGGGCTGCCAGCTGTTTTGCCTTATCCAGTTCAACAATTATCGGCGCGAGGGTCTTTTCTGTGTCGTAATGAGATACAACAGTACCGTAGCGGGCAATCAAATCCCCTACAATATCTTCAGCAACGCCTTTCACCGTCGTAAAGACAATAGCTTCACAACTTATCACTAAGATAATCAGCAGCGATAAAAACTTGCTCTGTATCCTCATCAAAATCCATTTCTGTTGAGCCTATTATTCAGCATAGTTCCGATATATCAATTTCTCAAAAAATCAATGTAAAATCTGTTTCTTAACTAAGAATCAGGCAAAAAAAAGAGGTAGCTCATCAGCTACCTCTTAATACCTTTTTAACGGTTATTTTTTCTTTTTCCGTTTATCCGTAATTTCCCATTTACCGTCGATATACAGACCAGTCCAGCCTGAAGGCTTACCGTCTATCTCCGAACGTACATAGTTCTCTTTTGACTTACGGCTAAAGCGAACCACTGTCGGACGACCATCCGGATCTTCAGTCGGTGCTGTTGTCAGATACTGATACTTAGCGGAAATGCGCTCTTTAAAGCGAACCAGCTCTTCCACCAGCGGAGCACGTGTCTCTCTCGATTTAGGGAAGTTACTTGCGGCCATAAACAGACCGGAAGCACCGTCTCTCAGTACAAAATAGGCATCTGAGTTGCTACAAGGCAGCTCAGGGAAGTGTACCGGATCTTCCTTCGGCGGAGCCACTTCACCATTGCGCAGAATCTTACGGGTGTTTTTACAGCTTTCGCTGGTGCAGTCCATGTACTTACCGAAACGGCCGTTTTTCAACACCATATCGGAACCACATTTATCACACTCAACAACCGGGCCGTCGTAACCTTTCAGTTTAAACTCACCATGTTCAACCACATAACCGTCACAGTTCGGGTTGTTACCACAGACATGCATTTTACGCTTATCATCGATCAGGTAAGCATCCATGGCGGTTTCACACTTAGGACAACGTTTCTTCGCCCTCAGGGCTGCGGTTTCAACATCCTCTTCCAGAACGTTGACAATACCTTCTTCATCACCGAGATTGATGGTGGTTTTACATCTCTCTTTTGGCGGAAGTGCATAGCCGGAACAGCCAAGGAAAACGCCTGTTGATGCGGTACGGATACCCATTGGGCGGCTACAGGTCGGGCATTCAATATCAGTTAATACGATATTGTTTGGCTTCATCCCGCCTTCGTCTTCATCCAGCTCTGCTTTGCCAAGATGCTCGGAAAAATCTGTGAAGAAATTATCCAGCACATTCAGCCAGCCAGCTTTACCGTCAGCGATCTGGTCAAGCTTCTGTTCCATACGGGCGGTAAAATCATAGTTCATCAGGTCATCAAAGCTGTCATCAAGACGGTCTGTAACGATCTCACCCATTTTTTCCGCATAGAAACGGCGCTGGTCTACCTTAACGTAACCGCGATCCTGAATAGTTGAGATAATAGAAGCGTAAGTCGACGGACGACCAATACCCTTCTTCTCCAGCTCTTTTACTAACGCGGCTTCTGTATAACGTGCCGGTGGCTTAGTAAAGTGCTGTTTAGGGTCAAGAGTTTGCAGGTTAAGCACATCACCAATCTGCACGGCCGGCAGGATCTGGTCTTCATTCTTACCCATAGGACGCTGCACACGGGTCCAACCGTCAAACTTAAGAATACGGCCTTTCGCCTTCAGGGTATAAGCGTCGGCTTTAACACTGATGGTGGTTGAGTCGTACTTAGCCGGTACCATCTGACAAGCAACAAACTGATTCCAGATAAGTGCGTACAGCTTATGAGCATCGGCTTCCATACCCTGAAGATCGTCGGCTTTCACCGCCACATCAGAAGGCCGGATCGCTTCGTGCGCTTCCTGTGCACCGGCTTTACTGCCGTAAACATTGGCTTTTTCCGGCAGATAGTTGTCACCGAAATTGCCGGAAATATAACTTCTGACGGAGTCTACGGCTTCCGCACTCAGGTTTACGGAGTCCGTTCTCATATAGGTGATATAACCAGCTTCATACAGTCGCTGAGCCAGCATCATGGTTTTCTTAACACCATAGCCTAAGCGGGTACTGGCAGCCTGCTGAAGGGTAGAAGTAATGTATGGAGCGGAAGGCTTGCTCTGAGTCGGC contains:
- the glgC gene encoding glucose-1-phosphate adenylyltransferase; the protein is MAGVLSMILAGGEGSRLLPLTNSRTKPAVPFGGSYRLIDFVLNNFVNADLMRIYVLTQFKSQSLYLHMKKGWNLSGITDRFIDTVPAQMRDGKRWYEGTADAIYQNISFIEIADPEQVCIFGSDHIYKMDIRQMLDFHRNVDARLTVSAIRMPLSEASSFGVIQVDENGKMIGFEEKPEKPKAIPGHPDLALVSMGNYIFDREPLCEELRRDAADKSSSHDFGKDIIPKMFSEGGVYVYDFSTNKISGEKEATYWRDVGTIDSYWSAHMDLLESDPEFSLYNRKWPLHTYFPPLPPATFVDMDSHETKITDSLISGGSYIQGSAVYKSVLGYRSNIAAGSRISESILLGDVKVGAGSSIRRAIIDKHVEIAPGTVIGEDAELDAKRFSVSPEGIVVIAKGTRVGF
- a CDS encoding GGDEF domain-containing protein — protein: MRIQSKFLSLLIILVISCEAIVFTTVKGVAEDIVGDLIARYGTVVSHYDTEKTLAPIIVELDKAKQLAAHPDIINWSADPDNFILYQKAFNTLEQYRWKFASNSYFIALVNNKGYYHNNSKNEFGDNPLRFFLEPEAENSRWFYQFVKQSNPVHININPNEQLGITWMWIDVQIKANGQVTGALGTGIEFESIMSDLAISDLGGVDTIFVDSGNIIQLYRQSGVTQEEFKQNSFYQKQQISHYLQSEEESLALNRMMAQERRGEKPQAIQITYKGKRHLATVSYIAPLQWYEITLIDMEQILPAEKFVLLYIVLGVTLLLLAVVVTLAIQRWVINPINALESKTSQIAKQPSSEAEVSFSYKPNDEMGMLMSNFELMSKRVQSSAQELEHKVAERTQALERLASVDPLTELFNRRGMEKQLREEFNHAQRDKHGFGLLWLDIDHFKKINDSLGHEQGDKALKLIARSISEVIRDYDSACRWGGDEFLVLTHTKEQEQLYQLAERLRNCVRRIELTSADGAVSFLLSISLGGTIVTPQEKLDVALHRADKALYRAKSSGRNKTIMLSDTEQEYRSQESR
- the topA gene encoding type I DNA topoisomerase, whose protein sequence is MGKSLVIVESPAKAKTINKYLGKDFIVKSSVGHVRDLPTAGQSNGQKAAAISTKGMSPEEKARIKKEKERNALIKKMGINPYHNWEANYQILPGKEKVVAELQKLAKDADNVYLATDLDREGEAIAWHLREIIGGDEERYKRVVFNEITKNAIQQAFQAPGELNMDGVNAQQARRFMDRVVGFMVSPLLWKKVARGLSAGRVQSVAVKLLVEREREINAFIPEEFWDIHADTKTQDKTDFRLLVAQKDGVAFKPVNESETNAAVSVLEKAQYEVCKREDRPTQSKPSAPYITSTLQQAASTRLGYGVKKTMMLAQRLYEAGYITYMRTDSVNLSAEAVDSVRSYISGNFGDNYLPEKANVYGSKAGAQEAHEAIRPSDVAVKADDLQGMEADAHKLYALIWNQFVACQMVPAKYDSTTISVKADAYTLKAKGRILKFDGWTRVQRPMGKNEDQILPAVQIGDVLNLQTLDPKQHFTKPPARYTEAALVKELEKKGIGRPSTYASIISTIQDRGYVKVDQRRFYAEKMGEIVTDRLDDSFDDLMNYDFTARMEQKLDQIADGKAGWLNVLDNFFTDFSEHLGKAELDEDEGGMKPNNIVLTDIECPTCSRPMGIRTASTGVFLGCSGYALPPKERCKTTINLGDEEGIVNVLEEDVETAALRAKKRCPKCETAMDAYLIDDKRKMHVCGNNPNCDGYVVEHGEFKLKGYDGPVVECDKCGSDMVLKNGRFGKYMDCTSESCKNTRKILRNGEVAPPKEDPVHFPELPCSNSDAYFVLRDGASGLFMAASNFPKSRETRAPLVEELVRFKERISAKYQYLTTAPTEDPDGRPTVVRFSRKSKENYVRSEIDGKPSGWTGLYIDGKWEITDKRKKKK